From the genome of Candidatus Methylopumilus rimovensis, one region includes:
- a CDS encoding sulfite exporter TauE/SafE family protein, with protein MQILTEALILLIAGSFVGTLSGLLGIGGGLIIVPLLTYLLIHFHQVAFDQAMLMAIGTSLASIIFTGGVSSFFHTKQNNMSWSTAAHYIPGVFLGSLAMAFIIPHLNIAFIKHAFIAYTFLAAYEIFKSPKIKSLVQLPSFIFANLYGFIIGSVSTIIGIGGGTMFVPYFIYHKVNPRLAVGLSSSLGVFIGLGASFGFIKNGLYVNQLPQFSVGYIYLPGLIFMTASSLIFVRLATKWIHQISVSSLKKIFAYLLILIGLSMLFTG; from the coding sequence ATGCAAATTCTGACTGAAGCGCTCATACTCTTAATTGCTGGAAGCTTTGTTGGCACTCTATCTGGGCTTCTCGGCATTGGCGGCGGCCTTATAATTGTCCCTCTTCTAACTTACCTCTTAATTCATTTTCATCAAGTTGCCTTTGATCAAGCAATGCTTATGGCTATTGGAACTTCTCTTGCTTCCATTATTTTTACAGGGGGAGTGTCGAGTTTTTTTCATACAAAACAGAACAATATGAGCTGGTCAACGGCAGCACATTACATCCCTGGAGTTTTTTTAGGTTCTTTGGCTATGGCTTTTATCATTCCTCATTTAAATATTGCATTTATTAAGCACGCTTTTATTGCCTACACTTTCCTTGCCGCCTATGAAATTTTTAAATCTCCTAAAATCAAGAGCTTGGTTCAATTACCGTCCTTTATTTTTGCTAATCTTTATGGATTCATAATAGGCTCTGTCTCCACTATTATTGGAATTGGAGGAGGCACTATGTTTGTACCTTATTTTATTTATCACAAAGTTAATCCTAGGCTTGCTGTCGGACTCTCTAGCTCCCTAGGGGTGTTTATTGGGCTGGGTGCTTCATTTGGATTTATTAAAAATGGCTTATATGTTAACCAACTACCTCAATTCAGTGTCGGCTACATCTATTTACCCGGCCTTATATTTATGACGGCTTCAAGTCTTATTTTTGTGCGGCTGGCAACAAAATGGATACATCAAATTTCTGTTTCATCATTAAAAAAAATATTCGCCTACCTATTAATTTTAATAGGCTTGTCAATGCTTTTCACAGGCTAA
- a CDS encoding DciA family protein codes for MKPVNKLLESEVFSLIREKNRSISSYQKLWSIKAPTKLVPLSHIGGIRDDILTVYVENSGIASKLKFIESSLLKELNEGIQKEIPYANPIKSLKIKLMIKNSKVMPPRSKSFPAQAKSAFENLLSSLEDSPLRHRLIKLIKHHANSD; via the coding sequence ATGAAGCCCGTGAACAAGCTTTTGGAAAGTGAAGTATTTTCCTTAATTAGAGAGAAAAATCGCTCTATTTCTAGCTATCAAAAGCTATGGTCTATCAAGGCCCCAACCAAACTAGTCCCTTTATCTCATATCGGTGGTATTCGAGACGATATTTTGACCGTCTATGTTGAAAATAGTGGCATTGCCAGCAAATTAAAGTTTATTGAATCTTCACTTCTGAAGGAATTGAATGAAGGCATTCAAAAAGAAATACCTTATGCCAACCCAATTAAATCTTTAAAAATAAAATTGATGATTAAAAATTCTAAAGTGATGCCGCCCCGATCTAAAAGCTTTCCTGCTCAAGCTAAATCAGCTTTCGAAAATCTACTCAGTAGTCTAGAGGATTCACCTCTAAGACATCGTCTCATTAAACTCATTAAACATCATGCAAATTCTGACTGA